Proteins from a single region of Streptomyces vinaceus:
- a CDS encoding zinc ribbon domain-containing protein, protein MNAEPADQIRLLDVQALDVRLSQLAHKRKSLPEHTEVESLTKDLTQQRDLLVAAQTQASDAAREQTKAEQDVDQVRQRAARDQQRLDSGAGISARDLANLQSEVVSLAKRQADLEDVVLEVMERLEGAQERVTELTERVSALEAKLTDATARRDAATGELDAEAAKVTKDREVIVASMPADLMALYEKIRVKQGGVGAARLYQRRCEGCRLELDMAEVNEIKAAARDQVVRHENCGRILVRTADSGI, encoded by the coding sequence CTGAACGCCGAGCCCGCCGACCAGATCCGACTCCTCGACGTCCAGGCCCTGGACGTCCGGCTGTCTCAGCTCGCCCACAAGCGCAAGTCGCTGCCGGAGCACACCGAGGTCGAGTCCCTGACCAAGGACCTGACGCAGCAGCGCGACCTGCTCGTGGCGGCCCAGACGCAGGCGAGCGACGCCGCCCGCGAGCAGACCAAGGCGGAGCAGGACGTCGACCAGGTGCGCCAGCGCGCGGCCCGCGACCAGCAGCGGCTCGACTCCGGCGCGGGCATCTCCGCCCGCGACCTGGCGAACCTGCAGAGCGAGGTCGTCTCCCTCGCCAAGCGCCAGGCCGACCTGGAGGACGTGGTCCTGGAGGTCATGGAGCGCCTGGAGGGCGCCCAGGAGCGGGTCACCGAGCTGACCGAGCGGGTCTCCGCCCTCGAAGCCAAGCTGACGGACGCCACCGCCCGCCGCGACGCGGCCACCGGCGAGCTCGACGCCGAGGCCGCGAAGGTCACCAAGGACCGCGAGGTCATCGTGGCCTCGATGCCGGCCGACCTGATGGCCCTGTACGAGAAGATCCGCGTCAAGCAGGGCGGCGTCGGCGCCGCGCGCCTGTACCAGCGCCGCTGCGAGGGCTGCCGCCTGGAGCTCGACATGGCCGAGGTCAACGAGATCAAGGCCGCCGCCCGCGACCAGGTCGTACGCCACGAGAACTGCGGCCGCATCCTGGTCCGTACGGCCGACTCGGGCATCTGA
- a CDS encoding bifunctional RNase H/acid phosphatase — protein sequence MQRPLRFVVEADGGSRGNPGPAGYGAVVLDPATGETLAERAEYIGVATNNVAEYKGLIAGLKAARELSADAVVQVRMDSKLVVEQMSGRWKIKHPDMKPLAAEAAKILPRAQVTYEWIPRERNKHADRLANEAMDAGKRGGQWEPSASSAALDASAARALAAPPAGPPGDAAKGAAAVRAALATASGTSATAPARAEAGAGTLFAEHDATAAGLVPAPAPGPARAPSATPGWGPDMGTPATFVLLRHGETALTPQKRFSGSGGTDPELSEAGRRQASAVAEALAARGTVQAIVSSPLRRCRETAQAVADRLGLAVTVEEGLREVDFGAWEGLTFGEVRERFPDDLQAWLDSPKAAPTGGGESFTAATRRISATRDRLLAAHAGRTVLLVTHVTPVKILVRLALGAPPEALFKMELSAASLSAVAYYADGNASVRLLNDTSHLR from the coding sequence ATGCAGAGGCCCCTCCGGTTCGTCGTGGAGGCGGACGGCGGCTCCCGGGGCAATCCGGGGCCCGCCGGCTACGGCGCGGTCGTCCTCGACCCGGCGACGGGCGAGACGCTGGCCGAGCGCGCGGAGTACATCGGCGTCGCGACGAACAACGTGGCCGAGTACAAGGGCCTGATCGCCGGTCTGAAGGCGGCCCGCGAGCTGTCCGCCGACGCCGTGGTGCAGGTCCGCATGGACTCCAAGCTGGTCGTCGAGCAGATGTCGGGCCGCTGGAAGATCAAGCACCCGGACATGAAGCCCCTCGCGGCGGAGGCGGCGAAGATCCTGCCGCGCGCGCAGGTCACGTACGAATGGATCCCGCGCGAGCGCAACAAGCACGCGGACCGGCTCGCCAACGAGGCGATGGACGCGGGCAAGCGCGGCGGGCAGTGGGAGCCGTCGGCCTCTTCGGCGGCCCTGGACGCCTCGGCGGCGCGCGCCCTGGCCGCCCCGCCGGCGGGCCCCCCGGGGGACGCCGCGAAGGGGGCCGCCGCCGTACGGGCCGCCCTCGCCACGGCTTCCGGTACGTCGGCCACCGCACCGGCACGCGCGGAGGCAGGGGCCGGCACCCTGTTCGCGGAGCACGACGCCACCGCGGCGGGCCTCGTCCCCGCCCCGGCGCCGGGCCCGGCCAGGGCCCCGTCCGCCACGCCGGGCTGGGGCCCCGACATGGGGACCCCGGCGACCTTCGTGCTGCTGCGCCACGGGGAGACGGCCCTCACCCCGCAGAAGCGCTTCTCCGGCAGCGGCGGCACCGACCCGGAGCTGTCCGAGGCCGGCCGCCGCCAGGCATCGGCGGTCGCCGAGGCCCTGGCCGCGCGCGGCACCGTCCAGGCGATCGTCAGCTCCCCGCTGCGCCGCTGCCGGGAGACCGCGCAGGCCGTGGCGGACCGCCTCGGCCTCGCGGTGACCGTCGAGGAGGGCCTGCGCGAGGTGGACTTCGGGGCCTGGGAGGGCCTGACCTTCGGCGAGGTGCGCGAGCGCTTCCCGGACGACCTCCAGGCCTGGCTGGACTCCCCGAAGGCGGCCCCGACGGGAGGCGGGGAGAGCTTCACGGCCGCCACCCGCCGCATCTCGGCGACCCGGGACCGGCTGCTGGCCGCGCACGCGGGCCGTACGGTGCTGCTGGTCACGCACGTGACCCCGGTCAAGATCCTGGTCCGCCTGGCCCTGGGCGCCCCGCCGGAGGCGCTCTTCAAGATGGAGCTCTCCGCGGCCTCCCTCTCGGCGGTGGCCTACTACGCCGACGGCAACGCCTCGGTGCGCCTGCTGAACGACACCTCGCACCTGCGCTAG
- a CDS encoding MerR family transcriptional regulator yields MRIGEIAALVGVTTRAIRHYHHVGLLPEPERRSNGYRAYSVRDAVLLARVRRLAELGLSLDEVRDVLADDAGRELADVLEELDADLARQEAAIGERRRRLAALRAAPPGEDGPLSPALAALLAKAPETDSPSAAMDREHLTLLDSAGEVGAELYAALGAVAADPAVLALYERLDELADAAVDDPRIPPLAAAMVASVPEGVFEAIPAGGGAAGGGFGEGFKEALLAEFAPAQAEVVRRVMETFVERVRG; encoded by the coding sequence ATGCGGATCGGAGAGATCGCCGCGCTGGTCGGGGTCACCACCCGGGCCATCCGGCACTACCACCATGTCGGCCTGCTTCCGGAGCCGGAGCGCAGGTCCAACGGGTATCGCGCGTACAGCGTGCGCGACGCCGTCCTGCTGGCGCGGGTGCGCCGGCTCGCCGAGCTCGGGCTGAGCCTCGACGAGGTCCGGGACGTGCTCGCGGACGACGCGGGGCGCGAGCTGGCCGACGTACTCGAAGAGCTCGACGCCGACCTGGCCCGGCAGGAGGCCGCGATCGGGGAGCGCCGCCGGCGGCTCGCCGCGCTGCGGGCCGCGCCGCCCGGGGAGGACGGGCCGCTCTCGCCGGCCCTGGCCGCGTTGCTCGCCAAGGCGCCCGAGACGGACTCGCCGAGCGCCGCGATGGACCGCGAGCACCTGACGCTGCTGGATTCGGCGGGAGAGGTCGGCGCCGAACTGTACGCGGCGCTCGGCGCGGTGGCCGCCGATCCGGCCGTCCTCGCCCTGTACGAGCGGCTCGACGAGCTCGCCGACGCCGCCGTGGACGACCCGCGCATCCCACCGCTCGCCGCCGCGATGGTGGCGTCCGTGCCCGAGGGGGTCTTCGAGGCGATCCCGGCCGGCGGCGGGGCGGCGGGCGGGGGGTTCGGCGAGGGGTTCAAGGAGGCGCTGCTCGCGGAGTTCGCCCCGGCGCAGGCGGAGGTCGTCCGCCGGGTCATGGAGACGTTCGTGGAGAGGGTGCGGGGATGA
- a CDS encoding RNB domain-containing ribonuclease: MPRRPMHMTGTDGAALRAALRELRTELGVPGEFPAAVLAEAEQAARAPRLPDLDATDLPLFTIDPPTSRDLDQAMHLARRPTGSGNGNSGAGYRVHYAIADVAAFVTPGGALDAEVQRRVTTLYFPDGKVPLHPAVLSEGAASLLPGQTCPVLLWRFDLDSAGRVETTDVRRALVRSRARLDYAGVQRAIDSGTAEEPLALLREIGRLRETLEQERGGISLNVPEQEIVARDGSYTLAYRAPLPADGWNAQISLMAGMAAAELMLATGTGILRTLPSAPDGAVGRLRRTAAALRIDWPHHVPYAELVRTLDPHLPAHAAFLQECTALLRGAGYTVFTGGRAPGPLLHAAVAAPYAHCTAPLRRLVDRYAGELCVAAVAGAAPPAWALEALDALPQRMAEGSRLANTAERECVDLVEAALLKDHVGETFEATVIDVKDHEPQVGTVHLEEPAVVGRVESPSARLPLGDRIRVRLTQADPGRAKVLFAPA; encoded by the coding sequence ATGCCACGCCGTCCCATGCACATGACCGGCACCGACGGGGCCGCCCTGCGGGCCGCGCTGCGTGAACTGCGGACGGAGCTGGGCGTGCCCGGGGAGTTCCCGGCCGCGGTGCTCGCCGAGGCCGAGCAGGCGGCGCGCGCCCCACGGCTGCCGGACCTGGACGCCACCGACCTGCCCCTGTTCACCATCGACCCACCCACCTCCCGCGACCTGGACCAGGCCATGCACCTGGCCAGGCGCCCGACCGGCAGCGGCAACGGCAACAGCGGCGCCGGCTACCGCGTGCACTACGCCATCGCCGACGTCGCCGCCTTCGTCACTCCCGGCGGCGCCCTCGACGCCGAGGTCCAGCGGCGCGTCACCACCCTCTACTTCCCCGACGGCAAGGTCCCCCTCCATCCCGCCGTCCTCTCCGAGGGCGCGGCCAGCCTGCTGCCCGGCCAGACCTGTCCGGTCCTGCTGTGGCGCTTCGACCTGGACTCCGCCGGCCGCGTCGAGACCACCGACGTCCGCCGGGCGCTGGTCCGCAGCCGGGCCAGGCTGGACTACGCCGGGGTCCAGCGGGCGATCGACTCCGGCACCGCCGAAGAGCCCCTCGCCCTGCTGCGGGAGATCGGGCGGCTGCGCGAGACCCTGGAGCAGGAGCGCGGCGGGATCTCGCTGAACGTGCCCGAGCAGGAGATCGTCGCCCGGGACGGCTCGTACACCCTCGCCTACCGGGCCCCCCTCCCCGCCGACGGCTGGAACGCCCAGATCTCCCTCATGGCCGGCATGGCCGCCGCCGAGCTGATGCTCGCCACGGGCACCGGGATCCTGCGCACCCTCCCCAGCGCCCCCGACGGAGCGGTCGGCCGGCTCCGGCGCACCGCCGCCGCCCTGCGCATCGACTGGCCGCACCACGTGCCGTACGCCGAGCTGGTGCGCACCCTCGACCCGCACCTGCCCGCCCACGCCGCCTTCCTCCAGGAGTGCACGGCCCTGCTGCGCGGCGCGGGGTACACGGTGTTCACCGGCGGCCGGGCCCCCGGCCCCCTCCTGCACGCCGCGGTGGCGGCCCCGTACGCGCACTGCACCGCGCCGCTGCGCCGGCTCGTCGACCGGTACGCGGGCGAGCTGTGCGTGGCGGCGGTGGCGGGGGCCGCGCCCCCGGCGTGGGCGCTGGAGGCGCTGGACGCGCTCCCGCAGCGGATGGCGGAGGGCAGCAGGCTGGCCAACACGGCGGAACGGGAGTGCGTGGACCTCGTCGAGGCGGCCCTGCTGAAGGACCACGTCGGGGAGACCTTCGAGGCGACCGTGATCGACGTCAAGGACCACGAGCCGCAGGTGGGCACGGTCCACCTGGAGGAGCCGGCGGTGGTCGGCCGGGTCGAATCCCCCTCCGCGCGGCTGCCGCTGGGCGACCGCATCCGGGTCCGGCTGACACAGGCCGACCCGGGCCGGGCGAAGGTGCTGTTCGCGCCCGCCTGA
- the yaaA gene encoding peroxide stress protein YaaA produces the protein MLVLLPPSEGKAAGGSGAPLEPQALSLPGLAEARAAVLEELVELCAGDELKAREVLGLSEGLRGEVAKNAGLRSAVARPAGEIYTGVLYDALDLAGLPAAARAAAERSLLVFSGLWGAVRVTDRIPSYRCSMGVKLPGLGALGAYWREPMAAVMPEAAGEGLVLDLRSSAYASAWKPKGEVAGRTATVRVLHSQIVDGVEKRSVVSHFNKATKGRLVRDLLVAGAAPQGPAALVTALRDLGYTVEAEAPAKPGKAWSLDVVVTQIH, from the coding sequence GTGCTCGTGCTGCTGCCGCCGTCCGAGGGAAAGGCCGCCGGCGGGTCCGGCGCGCCCCTGGAGCCGCAGGCGCTGTCGCTGCCGGGACTGGCCGAGGCACGGGCGGCCGTGCTGGAGGAACTCGTCGAGCTGTGCGCGGGTGACGAGCTGAAGGCCCGCGAGGTGCTCGGCCTGAGCGAGGGGCTGCGCGGCGAGGTGGCGAAGAACGCCGGGCTGCGCTCCGCGGTGGCCCGGCCTGCGGGGGAGATCTACACCGGCGTCCTGTACGACGCGCTGGACCTGGCCGGCCTGCCGGCGGCGGCGCGGGCGGCGGCGGAGCGCTCGCTCCTCGTGTTCTCGGGCCTGTGGGGCGCGGTCCGGGTGACCGACCGGATCCCTTCGTACCGCTGCTCGATGGGCGTGAAGCTGCCGGGGCTGGGCGCGCTCGGGGCGTACTGGCGCGAGCCGATGGCGGCGGTGATGCCGGAGGCGGCGGGGGAGGGGCTGGTGCTGGACCTGCGGTCCTCGGCGTACGCGTCGGCGTGGAAGCCGAAGGGCGAGGTGGCGGGGCGCACGGCCACGGTGCGGGTGCTGCACTCGCAGATCGTGGACGGGGTGGAGAAGCGGTCGGTGGTGAGCCACTTCAACAAGGCGACGAAGGGGCGGCTGGTACGGGACCTGCTCGTCGCCGGGGCCGCGCCGCAGGGCCCGGCGGCGCTGGTCACCGCGCTGCGCGACCTGGGCTACACCGTCGAGGCCGAGGCCCCGGCGAAGCCCGGCAAGGCCTGGTCCCTCGACGTGGTCGTCACCCAGATCCACTGA
- a CDS encoding bifunctional DNA primase/polymerase encodes MGSESGRVKRGEQSRISQWLRRRPKPSPEDPERAREALLLSAAAAGLPLAPAAHPAGYRCSCDRIGCPTPARHPLSFAWQTQSTTDRAQIERWARNQPQANFITATGMVHDVLDVPLEAGASALDRLLAAGVEVGPVAESGGTGDQARMLFFTATRGTPEDEDEWWPCELDCHPETMDEHPGLRWHCRGSYVLVPPAALPGDLAVTWIRGTEHPLPDPLTLLETLTDACAAYAVAADRSPSAAWPLSR; translated from the coding sequence ATGGGGTCTGAGTCCGGCCGCGTCAAACGCGGCGAGCAGAGCAGGATTTCCCAGTGGCTGCGCCGGCGGCCCAAACCCTCCCCCGAAGATCCCGAGCGCGCACGCGAGGCCCTTCTGCTGTCGGCGGCCGCCGCGGGCCTGCCGCTCGCCCCCGCCGCCCATCCCGCCGGCTACCGGTGTTCGTGCGACCGGATCGGCTGTCCCACCCCCGCACGCCACCCCCTTTCCTTCGCCTGGCAGACGCAGTCGACGACCGACCGCGCGCAGATCGAACGCTGGGCGCGCAACCAGCCGCAGGCGAACTTCATCACCGCGACCGGCATGGTCCACGACGTGCTGGACGTCCCCCTCGAAGCCGGCGCGAGCGCGCTGGACCGCCTGCTGGCGGCGGGCGTCGAGGTCGGCCCGGTCGCGGAATCGGGCGGTACGGGCGACCAGGCCCGGATGCTCTTCTTCACCGCGACGCGCGGCACCCCCGAGGACGAGGACGAGTGGTGGCCGTGCGAGCTGGACTGCCACCCGGAGACGATGGACGAGCACCCGGGCCTGCGGTGGCACTGCCGCGGCAGCTACGTCCTGGTCCCCCCGGCCGCCCTCCCCGGTGACCTGGCGGTGACCTGGATCCGCGGCACGGAGCACCCCCTCCCGGACCCCCTCACCCTCCTGGAGACCCTGACGGACGCCTGCGCCGCGTACGCGGTCGCGGCCGACCGGTCCCCCTCGGCGGCCTGGCCCCTGTCGCGCTGA
- a CDS encoding TetR/AcrR family transcriptional regulator gives MSSRSPDAKAPDPARRSDRSRRAILDAALSLVSEVGYNKLTIEAIAARAGVGKQTIYRWWPSKAAVLLDASLALADDAKEEVEGDWTGIPDTGDLAADLKLVLRATVDQFNDEKYEAPMRALTAAGATDPELSARFTEQLLRPQLALYEERLRAAREAGGLAADVDLGLTVEMLVGPLTYRWLMGTAPLTHAFADELVDRVLGGVAGVSKVTEA, from the coding sequence ATGAGCAGCAGATCACCTGACGCGAAGGCCCCCGACCCCGCCCGCCGCAGCGACCGCTCCCGGCGGGCCATCCTCGACGCGGCGCTCTCACTGGTCTCGGAGGTCGGCTACAACAAGCTGACGATCGAGGCCATCGCCGCCCGCGCGGGCGTCGGCAAGCAGACCATCTACCGCTGGTGGCCGTCGAAGGCGGCGGTCCTGCTGGACGCCTCGCTCGCGCTCGCCGACGACGCGAAGGAGGAGGTGGAGGGCGACTGGACCGGCATCCCGGACACCGGGGACCTCGCGGCGGACCTCAAACTGGTGCTGCGGGCGACGGTGGACCAGTTCAACGACGAGAAGTACGAGGCGCCCATGCGCGCCCTGACCGCGGCCGGGGCGACCGACCCCGAGCTGAGCGCCCGTTTCACCGAGCAGCTGCTGAGGCCGCAGCTGGCCCTGTACGAGGAGCGGTTGCGGGCGGCGCGGGAGGCCGGCGGACTCGCGGCCGACGTGGATCTGGGCCTGACGGTGGAGATGCTGGTGGGGCCGCTGACGTACCGCTGGCTGATGGGGACGGCCCCGCTGACGCACGCGTTCGCGGACGAGCTGGTGGACCGGGTGCTGGGCGGGGTCGCCGGGGTGTCGAAGGTCACCGAGGCCTGA
- the ddaH gene encoding dimethylargininase has translation MSREEPSLRRVATPRRYLMCPPAHFKVTYSINPWMDPTKPVDLPLAQAQWEDLRDRYRSLGHTVETLVPDPELPDMVFAANGALVVDGRVLGARFAYPERAAEAEIHLDWFRSHGFEHVHEPSHVNEGEGDFAVTATYILAGRGFRSSPLSHDEAQEFFGRPVIGLDLVDPRYYHLDTALCVLDGDEVMYYPPAFSPGSRAVLERLFPDALIAGDEDAAALGLNAVSDGLNVLLPQAATGLFQPLRERGFEPVPMDLGELLKGGGSVKCCTQELRM, from the coding sequence GTGAGCCGTGAGGAGCCTTCTTTGCGCAGAGTCGCCACACCCCGGCGCTACTTGATGTGCCCACCCGCACACTTCAAGGTCACGTACTCCATCAATCCGTGGATGGACCCCACGAAACCGGTGGACCTGCCCCTCGCACAGGCACAGTGGGAAGACCTCCGGGACCGCTACCGCTCGCTCGGCCACACCGTCGAGACGCTCGTACCGGACCCGGAGCTTCCCGACATGGTCTTCGCCGCGAACGGCGCCCTCGTCGTCGACGGCCGGGTGCTCGGCGCCCGGTTCGCCTACCCCGAGCGCGCCGCCGAGGCGGAGATCCACCTCGACTGGTTCCGGTCGCACGGCTTCGAGCACGTCCACGAGCCGTCCCACGTCAACGAGGGCGAGGGCGACTTCGCCGTCACCGCCACCTACATCCTGGCCGGCCGGGGCTTCCGCTCCAGCCCGCTCTCGCACGACGAGGCCCAGGAGTTCTTCGGCCGCCCGGTCATCGGCCTCGACCTGGTGGACCCGCGCTACTACCACCTGGACACCGCGCTCTGCGTGCTCGACGGGGACGAGGTCATGTACTACCCGCCCGCGTTCTCGCCCGGCAGCCGCGCCGTCCTGGAGCGGCTCTTCCCGGACGCGCTGATCGCGGGTGACGAGGACGCGGCGGCCCTCGGCCTGAACGCGGTCTCGGACGGCCTGAACGTGCTGCTCCCCCAGGCGGCGACCGGTCTCTTCCAGCCCCTGCGCGAGCGGGGCTTCGAGCCGGTGCCGATGGACCTGGGCGAGCTGCTCAAGGGCGGGGGCAGCGTGAAGTGCTGCACCCAGGAGCTGCGCATGTAG
- a CDS encoding small ribosomal subunit Rsm22 family protein: MNASASASVPTTAETLRTALGGLLGGLPPKQATAAVDRLIANYRGRTPTDAPVLRDRSDVAAYAAYRMPATFEAVRSALDALGEAAPRWSPGSHVDVGGGTGAATWAVDAVWDGPRDTVVLDWAEPALALGKELAASSGSQVLRAAEWRRAVIGAGLALPGADLVTVSYVLGELTPEARRAVVAEAARAGQAVVLIEPGTPEGYLRIREARDQLIEAGLKVAAPCPHDGTCPIEVGKDWCHFSARVSRSSLHRQVKGGSLPYEDEKFSYVAATRFPVEPAPSRITRRPQIRKGLVQLDLCGPQDGESSGLTRVNVTKRHGDLYKAARDADWGQEWPPAATP; encoded by the coding sequence GTGAACGCCTCCGCTTCCGCCTCCGTGCCCACCACCGCCGAGACCCTGCGCACCGCGCTGGGCGGGCTGCTCGGCGGGCTCCCGCCGAAGCAGGCCACGGCCGCCGTCGACCGGCTCATCGCCAACTACCGCGGCCGGACCCCGACCGACGCTCCCGTCCTGCGCGACCGCTCGGACGTGGCGGCGTACGCGGCGTACCGGATGCCCGCCACCTTCGAGGCCGTACGGTCGGCCCTCGACGCCCTCGGCGAGGCCGCCCCGCGCTGGTCCCCGGGCTCCCACGTGGACGTGGGCGGCGGTACGGGAGCGGCGACCTGGGCGGTGGACGCCGTCTGGGACGGGCCGCGCGACACCGTGGTCCTGGACTGGGCGGAGCCGGCGCTGGCCCTCGGCAAGGAGCTCGCGGCGTCCTCCGGCTCGCAGGTGCTGCGCGCGGCCGAGTGGCGGCGGGCCGTCATCGGGGCGGGGCTGGCCCTGCCCGGGGCGGACCTCGTGACGGTCTCGTACGTACTGGGCGAACTGACGCCGGAGGCCCGCCGGGCCGTGGTCGCCGAGGCGGCCCGCGCCGGACAGGCCGTGGTGCTGATCGAGCCGGGCACTCCGGAGGGGTACCTGCGCATCCGCGAGGCCCGCGACCAGCTGATCGAGGCGGGGCTGAAGGTCGCGGCCCCGTGCCCGCACGACGGCACCTGCCCGATCGAGGTCGGCAAGGACTGGTGCCACTTCTCGGCGCGGGTCAGCCGCTCCTCCCTGCACCGGCAGGTCAAGGGCGGGTCCCTCCCGTACGAGGACGAGAAGTTCAGCTACGTGGCCGCGACCCGCTTCCCGGTGGAGCCGGCCCCCTCCCGGATCACGCGGAGGCCGCAGATCCGGAAGGGGCTCGTCCAGCTGGACCTGTGCGGCCCGCAGGACGGTGAGTCGTCGGGACTGACCCGGGTCAACGTGACCAAGCGCCACGGCGACCTGTACAAGGCGGCGCGGGACGCCGACTGGGGCCAGGAGTGGCCGCCGGCGGCCACCCCGTAA
- a CDS encoding Bcr/CflA family multidrug efflux MFS transporter gives MSERGPATAPSHEPPPETPSAPQAPSAPLKAARRTGLLVTFILGGLSALPPLSMDMYLPALPQVTGALHSPAATIQLTLTACLAGMALGQLVIGPMSDKWGRRRPLLTGMVVYVLATAICALAPSAELLIGFRLLQGLAGSAAIVIARAVVRDLYDGVEMARFFSTLMLISGVAPIIAPLIGGQILRFADWRGVFVVLTGVGAVLTLVVWRSLGETLPPEQRQTGGVGSALRTMRGLLADRVFAGYTLAGGFAFATLFSYISASPFVVQEIYGASPQAFSLLFGLNSVGLIAAGQINGKLLVGRVRLDKVLGLGLAVITAASVSLLLMSTGVFGEVGLVPIASALFVLMSAMGLVLPNTNALALMRTPHAAGSASALLGTSSFLVGAIASPLVGIAGEDTAVPMALVQLVCSLLAVACFTGMCRPWQNRDSAV, from the coding sequence ATGTCGGAGAGAGGCCCCGCGACGGCCCCCTCGCACGAGCCGCCGCCCGAAACGCCCTCCGCACCGCAAGCCCCGTCCGCCCCGCTCAAGGCGGCCCGCCGTACCGGACTGCTCGTCACTTTCATACTCGGAGGACTCAGCGCCCTCCCCCCGCTGTCCATGGACATGTACCTGCCGGCCCTGCCGCAGGTCACCGGCGCTCTGCACAGCCCGGCCGCCACGATCCAGCTCACCCTCACCGCCTGCCTCGCCGGCATGGCGCTGGGCCAGCTCGTCATCGGGCCCATGAGCGACAAGTGGGGCCGCCGCAGGCCCCTGCTGACCGGCATGGTGGTCTACGTCCTCGCCACCGCCATCTGCGCCCTCGCGCCGAGCGCCGAACTGCTGATCGGGTTCCGGCTGCTCCAGGGCCTGGCCGGATCGGCCGCGATCGTCATCGCGCGGGCCGTCGTGCGCGACCTGTACGACGGGGTCGAGATGGCCCGGTTCTTCTCCACCCTGATGCTGATCTCCGGCGTCGCCCCGATCATCGCCCCGCTCATCGGCGGCCAGATCCTGCGCTTCGCCGACTGGCGCGGGGTGTTCGTCGTCCTCACCGGCGTCGGCGCCGTGCTCACGCTCGTCGTGTGGCGCAGCCTCGGCGAGACGCTGCCGCCCGAGCAGCGGCAGACCGGCGGCGTGGGCTCCGCGCTGCGGACCATGCGCGGGCTGCTCGCCGACCGCGTCTTCGCCGGGTACACGCTGGCCGGCGGCTTCGCCTTCGCCACGCTGTTCTCGTACATCTCGGCCTCGCCGTTCGTGGTGCAGGAGATCTACGGGGCCTCGCCGCAGGCCTTCAGCCTGCTGTTCGGCCTCAACTCCGTGGGCCTGATCGCCGCCGGCCAGATCAACGGCAAGCTCCTGGTCGGCCGGGTCCGGCTGGACAAGGTGCTGGGTCTCGGGCTCGCCGTGATCACGGCGGCCTCCGTCTCGCTGCTGCTGATGTCCACCGGGGTGTTCGGGGAGGTCGGGCTGGTCCCGATCGCGTCGGCGCTGTTCGTGCTGATGTCGGCGATGGGCCTGGTCCTGCCGAACACCAACGCGCTGGCCCTGATGCGCACCCCGCACGCGGCCGGCTCGGCCTCGGCCCTGCTGGGCACCTCCTCCTTCCTGGTCGGGGCGATCGCCTCGCCGCTGGTCGGGATCGCGGGCGAGGACACGGCGGTGCCGATGGCGCTGGTCCAGCTGGTCTGCTCGTTGCTGGCGGTGGCCTGCTTCACCGGCATGTGCCGGCCCTGGCAGAACCGCGACTCCGCCGTCTGA
- a CDS encoding SDR family oxidoreductase, which produces MSASGKKIAVVTGAGSGIGRSVALTLAAAGWSVAVAGRRTEPLEETAKAAGAGADVLCVRADVSDPDDVAALFAAVRERHGRLDLLFNNAGTFGPGGVALEDISYEAWRQVVDVNLTGAFLCAQAAFRQMKAQDPRGGRIINNGSISAHVPRPNSIAYTATKHAMTGLTKSLSLDGRPHRIACGQIDIGNAATEMTERMQTGILQANGQLAVEPVMDAADVARTVLHMAELPLEANVQFATVMATTMPYIGRG; this is translated from the coding sequence ATGAGCGCAAGTGGGAAGAAGATCGCCGTCGTGACCGGCGCGGGCTCGGGCATCGGCCGCTCCGTGGCCCTCACCCTGGCCGCCGCCGGCTGGTCGGTGGCCGTGGCCGGCCGCCGGACCGAACCGCTGGAGGAGACGGCGAAGGCGGCCGGAGCCGGCGCGGACGTGCTGTGCGTACGGGCGGACGTGAGCGATCCGGACGACGTGGCCGCGCTGTTCGCCGCGGTACGGGAGCGCCACGGGCGGCTCGACCTCCTCTTCAACAACGCCGGGACCTTCGGCCCGGGCGGGGTCGCGCTGGAGGACATCTCGTACGAGGCCTGGCGCCAGGTGGTCGACGTCAACCTCACCGGGGCCTTCCTGTGCGCGCAGGCCGCCTTCCGGCAGATGAAGGCGCAGGACCCGCGGGGCGGCCGGATCATCAACAACGGCTCGATCTCCGCTCACGTGCCCCGGCCGAACTCGATCGCCTACACCGCCACCAAGCACGCGATGACCGGCCTGACGAAGTCCCTCTCGCTGGACGGGCGACCGCACCGGATCGCCTGCGGGCAGATCGACATCGGCAACGCGGCCACCGAGATGACCGAACGCATGCAGACCGGGATCCTTCAGGCGAACGGGCAGCTGGCGGTGGAGCCGGTGATGGACGCGGCGGACGTGGCGCGCACGGTGCTGCACATGGCGGAGCTGCCGCTGGAGGCGAACGTGCAGTTCGCGACGGTGATGGCGACGACGATGCCGTACATCGGGCGCGGCTGA